The region TCCTGAAATTCAGGCAACCGGAGTTACTATTGAAGAAGCAGTCTCAAATTTGCAATCAATTGAAAACCAAACTTTAAATAAGTTAGCGTAAAGACACCATGCATGTATAATCTAAGGCTCCAGCAAACATTGTTTTGTTGGAGTCCTTTTTATTTCAGGCGTTAGATTTTAGAAACCTAATCGTTTCGTTCAAAAACAACGACTACTCCAGCGCAGGCCCTTTTAACTTTTTTCGACGAATACAAGGACCTGGTTCAAGGCCTCTTTTTGGCTAATTAATGATAAATATTGTTTGGCAGTAACGTAGTCAAACCACCCCATACCACTAATCTTTTCGTCATCTAATCTGACATGAACATCAGGCTTGACCTCTGCAATGAATAGAGTAATCTGTGTATCATCAATACTTAAAACGTTAACAAAAGTTGAATCCACATTGACTCTTAAATTAGTCTCTTCCATTATAGAACGATTTGCACTTTCAATAAACGATTCTTCCGAATGGTTTCTCCCATATGAGAATCGCCAGAACCCAGTTTTCGCATCCTGCAACAATAAAAAGTAAGGTTGGTCATTACGCATTTGAAAAATTATTGCTCCACTTTCGTTGTTCATTCAATCACTCCTCCGAGAATTGATTATATCAGAATTATTCAAAATTAATTTTAGCTTAGCTTCGTGAAACAGTATTACATTCTTGAAAGCTGATATTCAACTTGTTACATGGATCGTTTTATATTAAAATATTATTAAAAATGGATGTGATGCAATGAATTTAAAACAGACAATATTTCGTAAAGAACCTTTTGAAAACTATTTAGCCACCGATCAACGTTTTGAGAAAACGATGAGTGCCAAAGACTTATTAGCGCTTGGAATTGGAGCCGTTATTGGAACCGGTATTTTCATCTTACCTGGAACCGTTGCCGCGTTAAAAGCCGGTCCTTCAATCATCTTATCATTCGTTATTGCCGCAATTGTTTGCGCACTAGCAGGTATGTGCTACGCCGAGTTTGCTTCTTCTCTCCCGGTTGCCGGAAGCGCGTACTCCTACGGTAATATTGTATTTGGTGAAATGATCGGTTGGATTATGGGATGGGCATTAATTCTTGAATATGTCCTTGCGGTGGCAGCCGTTTCAACTGGCTGGTCCGCCTACTTCACCTCATTTTTGCATGGCTTCGGTTTAAACATTCCCAAAGTAATTTCAGGGCCTTTTGATCCAGCTCATGGAACCTACATTAACCTAGTTGCCATATTAATTGTTATTGCAATTGCAATCCTTTTATCGCGTGGCTTCCAGTCGTCAATTCGTATTAACAATATCATGGTAGTAATTAAGCTAGCAATTATTGTTATTTTTATCATTACTGGCTTGTTTTATATAAAGCCTTCTAATTGGCAACCATTTTTCCCTTACGGAGTCCATGGTACTTTTGCAGGTGCTTCGACTGTTTTCTTTGCCTACCTAGGCTTTGACGTTGTTTCATCATCGGCCGCGGAAGTTAAAAACCCTTCTAAAAACATGTCAATTGGTATTATTGGAACCCTTATTATTGCGACTTTCTTTTATATTTTAGTATCCATTGTTTTAACCGGAATGGTTTCTTATACCAAACTAAACGTTGCCGATCCAGTTGCCTTCGCCCTTAATCTTGTTCATCAAAATTGGGTAGCGGGATTACTTTCATTAGGTGCAATTGCAGGAATGACAACCATGATGATTGCCATGATTTACAGTAGCTCACGACTTGTTTATGCAACGGGTCGTGATGGTCTACTTCCAAAGCAACTTGGAAAACTAACAGGGGCTCACTATTATCCCAAAAATTCAATGATTGCTGTA is a window of Pediococcus claussenii ATCC BAA-344 DNA encoding:
- a CDS encoding APC family permease, which gives rise to MNLKQTIFRKEPFENYLATDQRFEKTMSAKDLLALGIGAVIGTGIFILPGTVAALKAGPSIILSFVIAAIVCALAGMCYAEFASSLPVAGSAYSYGNIVFGEMIGWIMGWALILEYVLAVAAVSTGWSAYFTSFLHGFGLNIPKVISGPFDPAHGTYINLVAILIVIAIAILLSRGFQSSIRINNIMVVIKLAIIVIFIITGLFYIKPSNWQPFFPYGVHGTFAGASTVFFAYLGFDVVSSSAAEVKNPSKNMSIGIIGTLIIATFFYILVSIVLTGMVSYTKLNVADPVAFALNLVHQNWVAGLLSLGAIAGMTTMMIAMIYSSSRLVYATGRDGLLPKQLGKLTGAHYYPKNSMIAVTVIIAILGGLIPLDQLTNLVNIGTLLAFTLVSFGIIPLRKRTDIPNNGFKVPGYPYIPIISGLACIYLITTLSPITWIGSLIWFGIGLIIYFSYGIHHSHLN
- a CDS encoding bis(5'-nucleosyl)-tetraphosphatase, which encodes MNNESGAIIFQMRNDQPYFLLLQDAKTGFWRFSYGRNHSEESFIESANRSIMEETNLRVNVDSTFVNVLSIDDTQITLFIAEVKPDVHVRLDDEKISGMGWFDYVTAKQYLSLISQKEALNQVLVFVEKS